A section of the Labrus mixtus chromosome 15, fLabMix1.1, whole genome shotgun sequence genome encodes:
- the dtx3 gene encoding probable E3 ubiquitin-protein ligase DTX3 isoform X1: MGSQVSSDEMSVRAGQGSDEVLVSQAVWDYLAAAGRPWLIDFQQKQGMSAGIVRRGERGGCCAVRLQPVEGSRSARDGLMDGTISSETRKAFIDLCRCARKEMSKLEGGPKRKRALLPCVAVLEPNGEGSRLQPLPPQPRRSQRQQQRFRKPTDEEACVMLHEAAQRKDMDSNLASHSEAEDPKTCSICMGDIVEKTTLDRCGHSFCRSCLDQAFKVKKACPVCRLVYGQLIGNQPANGTMIVERDPDLELPGHEGFGCICIIYSFPPGLQAPEHPNPGVRYPGTDRVAYLPDSPEGNRVLGLLRRAFEQRLIFTIGTSMTTGMQNVITWNDIHHKTSIWGGPRCFGYPDPTYLVRVTEELREKGIMAD, from the exons ATGGGATCACAAG TCTCTTCTGATGAGATGAGTGTGCGTGCTGGCCAGGGCAGTGATGAGGTACTGGTTTCACAGGCTGTGTGGGATTACCTGGCTGCAGCTGGGCGGCCCTGGCTCATTGACTTCCAGCAAAAGCAGGGGATGAGCGCTGGTATCGTCAGGCGTGGAGAAAGAGGGGGCTGCTGCGCCGTGAGGCTGCAGCCGGTGGAAGGCTCCAGGAGCGCCAGAGATGGACTGATGGACGGAACTATCTCCAGCGAGACACGAAAAGCCTTCATTGACTTATGCCGTTGTGCCCGTAAAGAAATGAGCAAACTGGAAGGTGGACCCAAAAGGAAGAGGGCTCTGCTGCCTTGTGTGGCAGTCCTGGAGCCCAATGGAGAGGGGAGCCGGCTtcagcctcttcctcctcagccaAGACGCTCccagagacagcagcaaagGTTCAGGAAGCCTACCGATGAGGAGGCCTGTGTCATGCTCCACGAGGCAGCACAGAGAAAGGATATGGACTCCAACTTGGCTTCCCATAGTGAGGCAGAGGACCCCAAAACTTGTTCAATCTGCATGGGGGACATAGTGGAGAAGACTACCCTGGATAGGTGTGGCCACTCATTCTGTCGCTCTTGCCTGGATCAAGCCTTTAAGGTGAAGAAAGCTTGTCCTGTGTGTCGGCTGGTGTACGGCCAGTTGATTGGGAACCAGCCTGCAAACGGTACAATGATTGtagaaagagatcctgatctggAGCTTCCGGGCCATGAAGGCTTTGGATGTATCTGCATCATCTACAGCTTCCCTCCTGGCCTGCAGGCA CCAGAACATCCCAACCCAGGGGTCCGGTACCCAGGAACAGACCGTGTGGCCTACCTCCCTGACAGCCCCGAGGGGAACCGTGTGCTGGGCCTGCTGCGCCGGGCCTTTGAACAGCGCCTTATCTTTACCATTGGTACCTCCATGACTACGGGCATGCAAAATGTCATCACCTGGAATGACATTCACCACAAAACCTCAATATGGGGTGGGCCTCGCTG TTTTGGCTACCCAGACCCTACCTACCTGGTGAGAGTGACAGAGGAGCTCAGAGAGAAAGGCATCATGGCCGACTGA
- the dtx3 gene encoding probable E3 ubiquitin-protein ligase DTX3 isoform X2 produces MSVRAGQGSDEVLVSQAVWDYLAAAGRPWLIDFQQKQGMSAGIVRRGERGGCCAVRLQPVEGSRSARDGLMDGTISSETRKAFIDLCRCARKEMSKLEGGPKRKRALLPCVAVLEPNGEGSRLQPLPPQPRRSQRQQQRFRKPTDEEACVMLHEAAQRKDMDSNLASHSEAEDPKTCSICMGDIVEKTTLDRCGHSFCRSCLDQAFKVKKACPVCRLVYGQLIGNQPANGTMIVERDPDLELPGHEGFGCICIIYSFPPGLQAPEHPNPGVRYPGTDRVAYLPDSPEGNRVLGLLRRAFEQRLIFTIGTSMTTGMQNVITWNDIHHKTSIWGGPRCFGYPDPTYLVRVTEELREKGIMAD; encoded by the exons ATGAGTGTGCGTGCTGGCCAGGGCAGTGATGAGGTACTGGTTTCACAGGCTGTGTGGGATTACCTGGCTGCAGCTGGGCGGCCCTGGCTCATTGACTTCCAGCAAAAGCAGGGGATGAGCGCTGGTATCGTCAGGCGTGGAGAAAGAGGGGGCTGCTGCGCCGTGAGGCTGCAGCCGGTGGAAGGCTCCAGGAGCGCCAGAGATGGACTGATGGACGGAACTATCTCCAGCGAGACACGAAAAGCCTTCATTGACTTATGCCGTTGTGCCCGTAAAGAAATGAGCAAACTGGAAGGTGGACCCAAAAGGAAGAGGGCTCTGCTGCCTTGTGTGGCAGTCCTGGAGCCCAATGGAGAGGGGAGCCGGCTtcagcctcttcctcctcagccaAGACGCTCccagagacagcagcaaagGTTCAGGAAGCCTACCGATGAGGAGGCCTGTGTCATGCTCCACGAGGCAGCACAGAGAAAGGATATGGACTCCAACTTGGCTTCCCATAGTGAGGCAGAGGACCCCAAAACTTGTTCAATCTGCATGGGGGACATAGTGGAGAAGACTACCCTGGATAGGTGTGGCCACTCATTCTGTCGCTCTTGCCTGGATCAAGCCTTTAAGGTGAAGAAAGCTTGTCCTGTGTGTCGGCTGGTGTACGGCCAGTTGATTGGGAACCAGCCTGCAAACGGTACAATGATTGtagaaagagatcctgatctggAGCTTCCGGGCCATGAAGGCTTTGGATGTATCTGCATCATCTACAGCTTCCCTCCTGGCCTGCAGGCA CCAGAACATCCCAACCCAGGGGTCCGGTACCCAGGAACAGACCGTGTGGCCTACCTCCCTGACAGCCCCGAGGGGAACCGTGTGCTGGGCCTGCTGCGCCGGGCCTTTGAACAGCGCCTTATCTTTACCATTGGTACCTCCATGACTACGGGCATGCAAAATGTCATCACCTGGAATGACATTCACCACAAAACCTCAATATGGGGTGGGCCTCGCTG TTTTGGCTACCCAGACCCTACCTACCTGGTGAGAGTGACAGAGGAGCTCAGAGAGAAAGGCATCATGGCCGACTGA